A genomic window from Salvia splendens isolate huo1 chromosome 11, SspV2, whole genome shotgun sequence includes:
- the LOC121754343 gene encoding putative F-box protein At1g32420, whose protein sequence is MDADLVCQFIRKFRIGATWNEALARKQSRLMAEFFWRNSSSKPADAQDQNTEVQILANLSHDLLYKIFMLLPAESLFRLQFVCKQWFALINSSIFVTSHAQKSETVLISQQMAFCPRGSVGKPKAYFHFLSLDGLRSSFVESSVNDLDRVLASYGGLILGTNLRRKRLVLMNPMTRKYVDLPLGVLLLSCKHLYKSFGIAFCSKTKTYKVVHLFYGHLGGVGCEILSVETRKWRRITRCLQSVQLGQTMLSVGRSVHLLGYGKWYDCVVSLDVCDEKFVTKKLPVKRIWEDMLVEMGGDLGFVSRAKVNALEVWILSELEGECWMKKCRIDLSGDLVYCIPVCSRRDGSEMVLESQSGRLCVYDFGRDETRLISSGSSGGGDDDYYEEEWEPWSAMTNKIYIPHGNTLVSFGDQRVII, encoded by the coding sequence ATGGATGCCGACTTGGTGTGCCAATTTATCCGCAAGTTTCGCATAGGTGCCACCTGGAACGAAGCCTTAGCCAGGAAGCAGAGCCGCCTCATGGCAGAGTTTTTCTGGAGAAACTCTTCCTCGAAGCCGGCTGATGCTCAGGATCAGAACACAGAGGTTCAGATTCTAGCAAATCTTTCACATGATTTGCTATACAAGATTTTCATGTTGCTCCCTGCTGAATCCCTCTTTAGGCTGCAGTTTGTGTGCAAGCAGTGGTTTGCTTTGATCAATAGCTCGATTTTTGTGACAAGTCATGCTCAGAAGTCCGAGACGGTCTTGATATCTCAGCAGATGGCATTTTGTCCTAGAGGGAGTGTGGGGAAGCCAAAGGCCTACTTCCATTTCTTGAGTTTGGATGGCTTGAGGAGTAGTTTTGTGGAGTCGAGTGTGAATGATTTGGATCGTGTTCTAGCAAGCTATGGTGGCTTGATTCTTGGAACTAATTTGAGAAGGAAGAGATTGGTGCTGATGAATCCTATGACAAGGAAGTATGTTGATCTTCCATTAGGTGTTCTATTACTTTCATGCAAGCATCTATATAAATCATTTGGTATAGCCTTTTGTAGTAAGACGAAAACATACAAAGTCGTGCACTTGTTTTATGGGCATCTTGGGGGTGTTGGTTGTGAGATATTGAGCGTTGAAAcgaggaaatggaggagaaTCACGCGGTGTCTTCAATCGGTACAGCTGGGGCAAACCATGTTGTCTGTGGGCAGATCAGTGCACTTGCTAGGATATGGAAAGTGGTATGATTGCGTTGTCTCCTTGGATGTGTGTGATGAGAAGTTTGTCACCAAGAAATTGCCCGTGAAGAGAATATGGGAAGATATGCTGGTTGAGATGGGAGGGGATCTAGGATTTGTGAGTCGTGCGAAGGTTAATGCATTGGAAGTGTGGATTCTGAGTGAGTTGGAAGGTGAatgttggatgaagaaatgTAGGATCGATTTGAGTGGGGATTTAGTCTACTGCATCCCGGTTTGTAGCCGGAGGGATGGGAGTGAGATGGTGCTGGAAAGCCAGAGTGGGCGATTGTGTGTTTACGACTTTGGTAGAGATGAAACGAGGCTCATAAGTTCAGGATCATCCGGTGGTGGTGATGATGATTATTATGAAGAGGAGTGGGAGCCATGGTCTGCAATGACGAATAAGATTTATATTCCTCACGGGAACACTCTTGTGTCATTTGGTGATCAAAGGGTGATTATCTAA
- the LOC121756165 gene encoding probable methyltransferase PMT14, with protein sequence MAPKVHSSVNKVRSRLSIVFVIALCSFFYLLGVWQRSGFGKGDGYAIEMNKQQANCNVSPSLDFESHHKYVASIESSEPKAKVFKPCNAKFTDYTPCQEQDRAMRFPRENMIYRERHCPPQEEKLRCLIPVPNGYTSPFPWPKSRDYVYYANVPFKSLTVEKANQNWVEYQGNVFKFPGGGTMFPQGADAYIDELARVIPIADGTVRTALDTGCGVASWGAYMLKRNVLTMSFAPRDNHEAQVQFALERGVPAIIGVLGSIKLPYPPRSFDMAQCSRCLIQWASNDGMYLKEVDRVLRPGGYWVLSGPPINWKTYYKTWKRTKEDLKAEQKSIEDLAESLCWEKKYEKGDIAIFRKKINAKYCKRKSTNYCKASDTNDLWYKKMETCVTPFPEVGSPNEVPGGELKKFPARLYDVPPRVRNGEVPGVTSESYEQDNKLWKKHVVAYKRIVRLLGTTRYRNIMDMNAGLGGFAAALESSKVWVMNVVPIIAEKTLGVVYERGLIGMYHDWCEGFSTYPRTYDLIHASGLFKLYQDKCEFEDILLEMDRILRPEGVVVVRDEVDVINKVMKIGRGMRWDIKMVDHEDGPLVPEKILVAVKQYWVASNSTSTDQ encoded by the exons ATGGCACCAAAGGTTCATTCTTCGGTCAATAAAGTGAGAAGCCGGCTATCCATAGTGTTTGTCATCGCTCTGTGCAGTTTTTTTTACTTGTTGGGAGTGTGGCAGAGGAGTGGCTTTGGTAAAGGCGATGGTTATGCTATAGAGATGAATAAGCAGCAGGCAAACTGCAATGTCTCTCCGTCTCTGGACTTCGAGAGCCATCATAAGTATGTGGCTTCCATCGAATCTTCTGAGCCCAAGGCCAAAGTTTTCAAGCCATGTAATGCTAAGTTCACTGACTACACTCCTTGCCAAGAGCAAGATCGGGCCATGAGATTCCCTAGGGAAAATATGATCTATCGAGAAAGGCATTGCCCACCACAGGAAGAAAAACTGCGCTGCTTGATTCCAGTTCCCAATGGCTATACAAGCCCTTTCCCTTGGCCAAAGAGCCGTGACTACGTTTATTATGCTAATGTCCCTTTTAAAAGCTTGACGGTTGAGAAGGCTAACCAGAACTGGGTTGAGTATCAGGGTAATGTATTCAAATTTCCAGGAGGCGGGACAATGTTTCCTCAAGGAGCGGATGCGTATATTGATGAGCTTGCGCGAGTCATTCCAATAGCTGACGGCACAGTCAGAACAGCTCTGGATACTGGTTGCGGA GTTGCTAGCTGGGGTGCTTACATGCTGAAAAGAAATGTGCTGACAATGTCGTTTGCACCAAGGGACAACCATGAGGCGCAGGTGCAATTCGCATTGGAGCGAGGCGTGCCTGCAATAATTGGGGTGCTTGGATCCATAAAACTTCCTTACCCACCCAGATCATTTGATATGGCACAATGTTCGAGGTGCTTAATACAATGGGCTTCCAACG ATGGCATGTACTTGAAGGAAGTTGATCGAGTTCTTAGACCTGGTGGATACTGGGTCTTGTCTGGTCCTCCAATCAATTGGAAGACATATTATAAGACGTGGAAGAGGACAAAAGAAGATTTGAAGGCTGAACAGAAGAGCATAGAAGATTTGGCTGAGAGCCTTTGCTGGGAAAAGAAGTATGAGAAGGGAGATATTGCTATCTTTAGGAAGAAGATCAATGCAAAGTATTGCAAAAGAAAATCAACTAACTATTGTAAAGCCTCAGATACCAACGACTTATG GTATAAGAAAATGGAGACGTGTGTAACACCCTTCCCGGAGGTGGGGAGTCCTAATGAAGTACCAGGAGGAGAGTTGAAAAAGTTTCCAGCTCGGCTTTATGATGTTCCACCTCGTGTACGAAATGGTGAGGTTCCCGGGGTCACATCCGAATCTTATGAACAGGACAACAAACTCTGGAAAAAGCATGTTGTAGCTTACAAAAGGATTGTTAGATTGCTCGGCACCACAAGATATAGAAACATTATGGATATGAATGCTGGCCTTGGAGGTTTTGCAGCGGCCTTGGAATCATCGAAAGTTTGGGTGATGAATGTTGTTCCCATAATTGCTGAAAAAACCCTAGGGGTCGTCTATGAGAGAGGATTGATCGGCATGTATCATGATTG GTGTGAAGGGTTCTCGACATATCCAAGAACATATGACCTCATTCACGCCAGTGGCTTATTCAAATTATATCAAGACAA GTGTGAATTTGAAGACATACTCCTAGAAATGGACCGCATTTTACGGCCAGAAGGGGTGGTGGTCGTGCGGGACGAAGTGGATGTGATAAACAAGGTGATGAAGATCGGCAGAGGGATGAGGTGGGATATAAAAATGGTGGATCATGAAGACGGCCCTCTCGTCCCTGAGAAAATACTGGTTGCAGTGAAGCAATACTGGGTGGCCTCCAAttccacttctactgatcaatGA
- the LOC121756166 gene encoding chlorophyllase-1-like: MEMKLQLGNEKSVFEAGNLAVKMMKVKKSDASRPPAELLVVAPEAQGRYPVVLFCHGYCTQTSWYSQLLCHISSHGYILVAPKLYQWLVICTKDQTKTASNVTKWLPEGLEACLAEGVKPDLSKTALMGHSRGGRTAFALALGHHHAFKALVGLDPVAGPTPPAWVEPRILSHVPRSLDVGMPVAVVGTGLGSRGKGGGFIPPLAPDGCNHSEFFNESRPPCCYFMAKEYGHCDVLDDEGMGLGMACRSGKGCKGKMRRGVGGVVVSFLHAYLGGDCRILDGVVAAPDVAPILLDPVIYVKE, from the exons ATGGAAATGAAATTGCAACTCGGAAACGAAAAGAGTGTGTTCGAGGCCGGAAATCTGGCCGTCAAAATGATGAAAGTGAAGAAATCGGATGCATCTCGGCCGCCGGCAGAGCTGCTTGTGGTGGCGCCGGAAGCACAAGGCCGGTACCCGGTTGTGCTCTTCTGCCACGGCTACTGCACTCAAACTAGTTGGTATTCTCAACTCCTATGCCATATCTCGTCCCATGGATACATACTTGTCGCACCAAAG TTGTACCAATGGCTGGTGATTTGCACGAAGGACCAGACGAAGACGGCCTCAAACGTGACAAAGTGGCTACCGGAAGGCCTCGAAGCGTGCCTAGCCGAAGGCGTGAAACCCGACCTCTCCAAAACAGCCTTAATGGGACACAGCCGGGGTGGCAGGACAGCGTTCGCCCTAGCACTCGGCCACCACCATGCCTTCAAGGCGCTGGTGGGGCTCGACCCAGTGGCAGGCCCCACACCCCCAGCGTGGGTTGAGCCCCGCATCCTGTCCCACGTGCCGAGGTCCCTGGACGTGGGGATGCCCGTGGCCGTGGTGGGCACGGGATTGGGCAGCAGGGGCAAGGGCGGGGGCTTCATCCCGCCCCTTGCCCCCGACGGATGCAATCACTCGGAGTTCTTCAACGAGAGCAGGCCGCCGTGTTGCTACTTTATGGCGAAGGAGTATGGGCATTGTGATGTGTTGGATGATGAGGGAATGGGGCTGGGGATGGCGTGTAGGAGTGGGAAGGGGTGCAAGGGGAAGATGAGGAGAGGTGTTGGAGGGGTAGTTGTGTCATTTCTGCACGCTTATTTGGGAGGGGATTGCCGGATTCTTGACGGCGTTGTGGCGGCGCCGGATGTGGCTCCTATACTTCTTGATCCGGTTATTTATGTCAAGGAATGA